The window AGGTGGCGGCGACGGGAATGAATCACTTCAACTTTAATTTTCTGCTGAAGAACACTGAGGATATCTCCTATGCCTTGTCGCTTCCGTTTATCAATGTCGAGCCTGCAACCCTTTCGGGTACGGTGGATATGGTGAATGGAAAATCGGTAAGGGTAGAGTGTCATGTTCCGCGACTGATGTTTGGGCAGAACGATCTCCGCGAGAGCCGGGTCGAACTGAATCTGGATACAGTGTCGGGAGCCCGCGTAAGTGCCGGCAGCTACCTGGTTCAGGAGAACGGTCATATCAATGCCCGGCTGGATACTCGTGCAATCAGTGATTCGATCACCCACCTGTTGTCGGTTCATGTCGATAACAATGTCGCCCATGCAGACGGGAACCTGAATGTATCGATGGGGTTCCGTAATGATCTGGAGGGGAATCCGGTGTCGGATATCTCCATCCACCCTGCAGAGATCCTCTTCAACGGAAAAACCATCCATGTAGCGCCGTCAACCGTCGTTTATGAAAAGGAGAGGATCACCGTAAACGATTTCGAGATACGTGAAGAGGAGATGCTGTTGCTGGGTATTGACGGGGTTGCTTCAAAAAGGCAGGAGGACGCGATCAGGGCGTTTTTCAACAATACCGAGATGGAAACCATCCTGGCGGCATTTAATATATCAACATTCAAGGGGGCGATCAACGGTGGTGTTACTGTCAACCAGGCGTTGGCAGATCCGCTTATCCGGACCGAAAATTTCCGGATCGAGAATATCCGGACGCAGACCGATACCCTCGGTACCCTTTTTATCGAAGGCAACTGGGACCTGCTCAAAAGGGGCCTTTCGCTGGATGCCAGCATAAAGAACAACAAAAGCAACTATCTCGTAGTGGATGGATTCATTCCGATCGGTAGCGATCATCCCATGGATATCGATATCCGGATCAACAATCTGCCGTTGGCCTGGGTACAACCTTTTGCCGTATCCACCTTCAGCCAACTCTCCGGCACGGTCAACTCCGCCATCAACCTCTCCGGCAAGACATCTGCTCCGGTAACCGAGGGATGGCTGGGGATCAACAAGGGGATAATGACGGTGGCATTTACCAACGTGACCTACAGCATTTCGGATACCATCACCATTACCCCGGGGAATATCGGGCTCAACAATCTGATTATAAAGGATAACAACAATCATGAGGCGCGATTGAACCTCTCATTGAGCCACAATAACTTCGACGGGATGAGCTACAACGTCGGCATCATCATGTCCGATTTCCTCCTGTTGAACAATGCACAGCGAACCGACGAGATAGCATACGGGACACTGAAATTGAGTGGAAATATCAATATTAACGGCTCTTCATCCGGAATTTACGGTAATGCAAACCTGAGGAGCGAGAGCCGGTCGAGCATCAGGATTGAACTGCCCCAAACCGCCCAGGCAGAGGAGTATAGCGGCATCATTTTCATCAATACTCCGCAGGTGGCGGATTCGCTCTCCTTCCTGAAAAAAAGGGAGAATAGCGACAGGCAGATCAATACCCGCCTGAGTGCCGGAATTCCCATAAACATTCAGGCAATCCTGAACCTGACCCCGATGCTGGAGGCCGGTGTGGTGATCAATCCTACTACGGGCGATGCTCTGGAGATCAACGGATCTGGCCAGATTCGTGCCAATTTCGATTCGAGGGCTGTTCCCCCTGTCCGTCTCTATGGCGATTATGTGGCTGAAGAGGGAAAATTCCGGTACAATTTCCAAAATCTCAAGACCATAGACTTCAATATCCGTGAAGGGAGTACCGTTACACTTGTGGGTGATCCGCTGAGTACGCAGTTCAATATCGCCGCATTTAACCAGGTAAATGCAGATATTGCCACACTTAGTGAAACTTTCACGACACAACTCTCCAATACCCGGACAACTGTCAACGCGCTGCTTGAGATACAGGGCAATCTGGAGCAGATGAACCTGAAGTACGGGATTGAACTCCCGGATGTCTCCAATGATATCAGACAACGGTTAAACAGTCTGATCAGCACGGATGAGCAGAAGAACCGTCAGTTTGCCAGTCTTATCCTGACCGGCGGCTTCTTTCCGGCTGAAGGTTCGTTGGGCGTGGCGTTTGGCAACAACATGGCCGCCACCTTTGCGGCAGGCCAGCTGGCCAAGGGGCTGGATGCCCTCCTGGCAGGAGCCTTGAACGACAACTGGACTGTAAGCACCAATCTTCAGAGTCTCGATGGAACCTTCGAGAATGTAAGGATGGGGGTAGATCTCTCCACCCGGCTGTTTGACGACCGGTTGCGTGTCTCCACCAACCTCAGCTACGGCGACAACTCAACCCTGGCAACCCAACAGGCATTTATGGGGGAATTTGAGCTGGAGTATGATATCAACAACTGGCTGATGATCCGCGCCTACAACCGGGCGAACCAGCGTTTTTCGAAACGGGCGCCCACCACACAGGGGGCAGGGATTGTAGTTACACGTAATGCCCGGACATTAAAGGAGCTGTTCCGGTTTAGTTTCAGGAAGAAAGAGGATTAAAGCAATGAACATGATGAAATATTTTTTCTGTATACTGCTTGCCTTGCTTTTCATCTCGTGCAGTGCCACAAAGAAAGTGCCGAGCGGGAGTTACCTGTTGAACAAGGTTAAGATAGATACCGACACCAAGGGGATCAGCGAATCGGATCTGAAGCCATACCTCAGGCAGAAGCCCAACTCGTCGATGTTTATCTTCGGAAAGGTAAAGTTGCACGCCTACAATATTCCCAGGAACGACTCCTCCTGGCTCAACCGCCAGTTTCTCAAGTTTGGTGAACCGCCCGTCCTCTACAGTGACCGCCTTACCGGACTTTCGATGGAACAGATCAGACTGAAGCTGGCCAACAAGGGATACCTGAATGCCAAGGTGGATACCGTTGTTGTGAAGAAGGACCGGAAGGCCAACGT of the Petrimonas mucosa genome contains:
- a CDS encoding translocation/assembly module TamB domain-containing protein → MKIAKKIVRIFAIVVVCVIGLNIILFLTFSFQPVQKFAADFAIGKLEPKLKTEMAVERIRIKLFNRVEIGGLYVEDQRRDTLFFAETLSARLNIWNLLNNHLSIESVRLENFTAKVYRLTPADPFNFQFIVDAFAPADTVRKEPKEDPMKISINDIRLSDGTLRYDIVSQPDTPGKFNAAHFSVRQFNLVADISSLDIKHLIADISKLSFDEELTGLRVHDLQAMVRSDGSRLWSNRVLLSLNNSGLEVSDAAYDLESKAFNLTVKSDQIDPKDAAIFYDKLTHLDKPILFNADLAGKLPQAEIRNLTFRYGSKTTITVNGEIADYAKFGDTAISVEIPNLRMSVEDLEDFIRIGAPRFESVPQLAALEDIGLTLKAKGTLAGFSVTTRINTSPGTLLFDGRGRADGRFENISVDGRLRSDNLRIGKVIGEQVGVDDLSLNTVANVKIRKKERPVVAIDGNIGSVSYKGYPYRDIAVNGTYNGNENSVAGRVLMDTEENRFDLQADIGFGDRMKFDVNGIIDKLFLGSLITVESWENPYLTARINGSLSGKNLDDLVGNVVIDSTSLYDANFIYNPGPVYLQALSDEISGEKKIELLSSIVEGKLSGNYSFVSIGSELMNALHPHLPTLIKEPAKKVAATGMNHFNFNFLLKNTEDISYALSLPFINVEPATLSGTVDMVNGKSVRVECHVPRLMFGQNDLRESRVELNLDTVSGARVSAGSYLVQENGHINARLDTRAISDSITHLLSVHVDNNVAHADGNLNVSMGFRNDLEGNPVSDISIHPAEILFNGKTIHVAPSTVVYEKERITVNDFEIREEEMLLLGIDGVASKRQEDAIRAFFNNTEMETILAAFNISTFKGAINGGVTVNQALADPLIRTENFRIENIRTQTDTLGTLFIEGNWDLLKRGLSLDASIKNNKSNYLVVDGFIPIGSDHPMDIDIRINNLPLAWVQPFAVSTFSQLSGTVNSAINLSGKTSAPVTEGWLGINKGIMTVAFTNVTYSISDTITITPGNIGLNNLIIKDNNNHEARLNLSLSHNNFDGMSYNVGIIMSDFLLLNNAQRTDEIAYGTLKLSGNININGSSSGIYGNANLRSESRSSIRIELPQTAQAEEYSGIIFINTPQVADSLSFLKKRENSDRQINTRLSAGIPINIQAILNLTPMLEAGVVINPTTGDALEINGSGQIRANFDSRAVPPVRLYGDYVAEEGKFRYNFQNLKTIDFNIREGSTVTLVGDPLSTQFNIAAFNQVNADIATLSETFTTQLSNTRTTVNALLEIQGNLEQMNLKYGIELPDVSNDIRQRLNSLISTDEQKNRQFASLILTGGFFPAEGSLGVAFGNNMAATFAAGQLAKGLDALLAGALNDNWTVSTNLQSLDGTFENVRMGVDLSTRLFDDRLRVSTNLSYGDNSTLATQQAFMGEFELEYDINNWLMIRAYNRANQRFSKRAPTTQGAGIVVTRNARTLKELFRFSFRKKED